The nucleotide sequence ACCAACTTACTCATTTAGGCCCAACTTATTATTTTGagttggttttttctttttctttttccctagCTTACAAACTACAGCTCGAAAATTCCGATATGAACTTTCTCATCCAAACAATTTCCATTTCGACTTCTAATTTTACGCCAAATTTTCCTCAGTTATGAAAAAGCATGCATCGAtattttcatgaaattccaTACGCTTGGTAACCTCAGCAtctcaaacaaataaaaatgtaatatgtattttttttttcctttctgtttATGTGCCATCTCTCCCATCTGAACCTCTGATCGATGCATGTTTATCAACATGGGAACGTTCACAACGTAATTGCTCGCATTCATGAAGGACTCAAAAACTTGTGGTCCAAATCACTTCCTCCTCAAGCCCAAACTCTATTTTTAAAGTGTCCTTGCACCAAATTGATTTGGAGTTTGATACATTACGCATTTCCATAACCAATTAAATCTCCTATCTTTGAGATTAGGGCCAGTACAAAACGAAACTAAGTTATCTGCACAAACCTGTGTTTTACTCAAACCTTTGGTAACGTAGTAATTAGCATTACAGTTCAATGGTTTTCGTCTTCACTTATAAGAGGTCTTAAATTCAGTTCACCTTAATAATGAGTTTAATACTGAATTGTTATTGTTCGTTCATTGTGTGGTTTAAGTCGGATTTCTCCCACTCATATAGCAGTAGACCGTTGTATAGAAAAACACTAATGGCTTAGGGGTTggttttttttggaaactataaaGGGTTGTTTGATATCCTTCTTGgatccaattttttgtttttaaattaatgAGTACTAAGTAATTTAACTACAGTCATCatttttgaaaccaataaattgttttcaaattgACTACCAAACAACCCCTTAATAATTGTCTAACAACCCTTATGAAAGGATCCCCAGACCAGGGCCTTTTATACATTCTCGGCCATTTCTTCCACCAATATTTCTCCCACAAAATAGTTATCAAGCTGACCctaaaagttgttttttttttttagtacattgatatttttacactaagggaagggggagttcggctaagtcacacaatggacaacctaagttggtatcgaattcgtcatctacgagattcgaatctaagacctctcacttccaaatgaagaggaataccaccagaccgtagtactgaatgACAACCCTAACAGTTGTCGATAACTAAGTAATCAACTATATCCAAATTCAAACATAATGAGGTACAAATTCCTTGCCAAACTAAAAGACCTAATTTAGGGTATAAAACTTGCAAGATTGCATTAACCCTCAACGCACGCTATTAAAAGTAAACGTTATAATATCTAATGAATTGCTATATGCATTAATGTATATTATACAAAACCGTCATCTGTCTTGAACAAAATCTTTCATAGTgagtaattttttaatatgtatcagtgtatattattattatttgtaacCGCTGAGTCCCTGATTCTTCTTTAATACTTCATTATTCCGAAGCATATTATTgaccagaaaaataaaatttccgtCATTGTAAATGTATTAATTTGTGGACCATGTACAAATTCCAAAAACCTACCCTCCCATCAAAAATTTAATTTCCGCCCCCCTAACATTGCATCTTTCACCATCAAAGCTCCTTGTCCTTAACTCCAACGGACTTGGCCGCCGTATCGCCACCGCCAGCTCCGCTGCTGACACCTCTTCCCTTCCCCTTCTTATTGAAAAACCCCAGATGAATTCTGatgtaaaaattcaaaaatgccAACAGAATCACACCGTTGAGGACCGAATTGAACACCCACGCGCCAATCCCGTTGCACCCGCCTTTCATGAAATGCAGCATCAGGACGCCGACGTGGCACGCCACGTTGCAACCCAGCAGCGCAATCTGGCAGTTCACCACCACCGGAAAACACGCGCCCGGCAGCCCCACGGCGGTCCAGAACCGGTACCCATAAACGACGGAGTAGACGAGCGTTGTGCAGAGGATGGCGAGGACCTGAATCGACTGCGAGAACTCAAGCCAGAGGAACGAGATGACGGTGAGGATCGAGTGGTTGAAGAGCTGGAAAGGGACGAGCTTCCGGCGGCGGAGGATGGTGAAGAATGTGCGGAGCATGTGGGGGAATCTGGACAGGTAGTACACGTAGGACCAGAAAAATACCCGACCCGACGGCCGGGTCCCGAGCGGGAAGCAGAGGAGCCACTGGAATGGGGTTTTGGACCGCCGCCAGAACCACCGTGTCTCGTGAATTTCGGCGGCGGAGGAGAGGGTGATGCCGGCGAAGATTGTGAACGATATTAGGGCCATCGCGAGGCTGTGGATTGCGGGTATAGGTCCGAGCGGGACTGGTCGACCCGACCGGTTAACGGCGAGGAGGAAGAGGTGGAGGAGGATGGAGAGGGTTATGTAGACGGCGATGGCGGTGAAGAGGAAGGACCACGTGGAGCCCCAGGAGTGGGTGTGGGACCAGCGGAACCCGACGATGGAGGGGTGCTCCGAGAGCCAGAATGTGAGGGCCTGGATGGCGGGTTGACCCAACATTTTGGTTTTGCCGGGTTGGGGGCGGATCAGACGGTGGAGGTGACGTGTCTCGTCGTTTTAGAGGGCAGAGTAAACGACGGGAGACGACCCTTCACGCGGTGGCGGGTGGGTCTGGTGGCTCTGGCTCACATCGAGTCATTCAATCACcattttttttccaacttttttttCGTTTTGGGAATTTGAGGGACGTTttagttttagagagagagagagagagagagagaggagagagaggagagagaggcaGTGCTGGGATTAAATTGAGGGATGGAAAATTGGAAGTGAATCAAATGACTGGTGGGCATGAAGCCAAGAAATAGTGTTGGAAGAACTGCAGTTTTGGAGGACACGTGGAGAGGTTTGATAGTCGATGCGTGTGTAATACTTGGTGGGGCCAGTTTTGTCACGTGTTGGGATGAGTAAAATAAAGGTTTGTTTTGGTACTTTTAGGAGGAAGTAGGTTTGTTTGTTAAGGTTTGGGGATTTTGGGAGGAAGTGTGTGGGGGGTTTTTTGCTAGTGTATTTATGAATGTAATTAGGAGGTGATTAATTTGACTGATGCTCACAAATTAAGTAGTTGTAGTTAGGACTGTTAATCTTGTTAGGTCAACCATGGGCAACAAAAATAATCCATCGATTCTTCCCTTCTCTTTGTTATATCTAACATAGCCACCTAGTATtacagtttagtggtattcttttttaggaaaactagtaaaaatggcttgaaaactttgagttttaatgataaggacaaaataaagggtaaagtgaataataacaagattgactttttagtgtaaaaatgtggtttttcgttaaagtgaacagtaccgtggacttttcgttaaaactctcttctTTTTTACTAGTAAGTGATAAGTCTTAGATTCTATTTTtaccaaaggcaaatttgaactacattattgctaactcattatgaGTCTTAGGACCAATTTGGGATTGCTGCGCTTTTGATAAactgtatttttaaaagtaaagtaggttttttttttttttttttttaaatgcaatGTCAAACTAGGCCTTAGTCCACGTCCTCTCCCCCCTTAGTGTAGTTAATATCGTTtgctcaaaaaaattaaatgttaAGTCTTAgagtcttaggtttgattctcaccaaagatgaatttgaaccacattattgcttgcttattgtgaggcttaacccactTCCTCACctctttagtatagataatatcatttgttcaaagaaaaaaaaaagttttagagTCCATGCACACATATGAGGTTCCATgctctttaattcattttcctATAAATAGTGTTGGAAAATGTATGCATGGAACCTCAAATGTGCATATACATGCACATATTTGTCAACCACTTattactacggtctagtgatattcctcttcacttgtaagtgagagatcttaagtttaattctcgtcaaatgcgaacttgaaccacattattgctagcccattgtgagacttagcccactctcctacctccttagtgtagataatatcgtttgttaaaaaaacacatttgtcacATGTGTACCAAAAcatttattattcttttaaaaTAGGAGGACGACTGGTGGCAAGCCACAATTATCCATTCATTTCGACCTCGTAGAGACATTTCAGTCTTATCTGGCCACAAATCTGACTTCGACACCAGCAACGAGTTTTGAACTCAAGACCTctagtttttaatttcaaaaaagttTCATAATCTAGCCTTTGACACTAGACCACCAGCTCATGATTTGTGTACTAaaacatttattaattttactaGTTATGGGAAGCACGTATAGGCACATACAGTAGGCCAAATATGTCGAAATATCGGCCTAAAGTTGGAGCATTCAACTTAAATTAGGATGGATCATCGTCCTCCAATATCTTTAAGAAATCTTATCTGAATAACAACGTATAGATTTTTCCTCACCATAAATGCATTAAACGTCTAATCTTCAAAATATTGTGCTTAGTGCACTAATTAGTTAAGCGATTTTcgacatttaataaataagatgTACTATTTACAtatctatttttacttttcacacactttgtattaatttttatcttttaattttcttcaatttatctgaTCTGAAagccaaaaattttaaaaaatatatgaaaagtaaaaagagatGCGTGAATATCACACCTCTTAATATATTTGTGGACGGCTTACCGTAACACTATCATCGTACCAACTTGTCAACTAGGCACTCAAATCATTCCAGATTTCAGTTGTCATGTTTAATGGATTTTGTGGCTACAAATAATGATGCGTGGCATCTGTTTTTCCAGGTGGATCCTGAGAATTCTCTAATCACATtagttcatcgtatatcgtataattataattattgtaaaatttttttctttaaaattgaatataaacagtatctaACAAAAATTGACCTTACAATATATGATAAACGAATATGATTGAAAGATCTGATGAATATCCCCTCTCTCTATTTTTTCAGTTTATTGAAAATTTGGCAGGTGGGGGTCTCTATCAATATAATTGAGAAGTTGGAAACAAAAACATCTCTTCGCTGAAGATACCCTAAAGGAGAGCAGTAGATATACTTAAACTAATATCATTTGCTTAATAttgaagagtaatgttaggtaaactaattttttatatcaaatttgtaaattatgtgGTGTGTCACTAATAGataataaatacattaa is from Pyrus communis chromosome 10, drPyrComm1.1, whole genome shotgun sequence and encodes:
- the LOC137748874 gene encoding fatty acid elongase 3-like; amino-acid sequence: MLGQPAIQALTFWLSEHPSIVGFRWSHTHSWGSTWSFLFTAIAVYITLSILLHLFLLAVNRSGRPVPLGPIPAIHSLAMALISFTIFAGITLSSAAEIHETRWFWRRSKTPFQWLLCFPLGTRPSGRVFFWSYVYYLSRFPHMLRTFFTILRRRKLVPFQLFNHSILTVISFLWLEFSQSIQVLAILCTTLVYSVVYGYRFWTAVGLPGACFPVVVNCQIALLGCNVACHVGVLMLHFMKGGCNGIGAWVFNSVLNGVILLAFLNFYIRIHLGFFNKKGKGRGVSSGAGGGDTAAKSVGVKDKEL